In Phycisphaerae bacterium, the following proteins share a genomic window:
- a CDS encoding uroporphyrinogen decarboxylase family protein, translating to MISSLIKRKTLAAIAAEAYTEKKRLAAPLVGFPGCDLLNMSIKVAQQNYGMHYNCIEALVSQLKPDAAFMMMDLSVEANALGLPVRFPTHESSTVEHHPINNVDDLDYLRRINILHDARIQSYIKTIEMMKLGLPDNVLVGAYVIGPVTLAGLLEGAQQVAMDSILDPEKLDELCKFSTSIIIEYARSLVNAGADMICILEPTGVILGPQQFERFSGQYVNHILQIYRYAGVDTIYHICGNTMHLIDGMVKSGVGALSVDSPETGVNIVKMLEKVPQKVVVIGNVNPTKIMKDGSPELVAETTKDLLEKTAKYPNFILSTGCDLPPGTPLKNMQVFMETARNFKL from the coding sequence ATGATAAGTTCGCTTATAAAAAGAAAAACTCTCGCTGCGATTGCCGCTGAAGCTTATACAGAGAAAAAAAGACTTGCCGCGCCGCTGGTCGGTTTTCCGGGCTGCGACCTTTTGAATATGTCGATTAAAGTCGCCCAGCAAAATTACGGTATGCATTACAACTGCATCGAGGCATTGGTCAGCCAGCTAAAACCGGATGCGGCCTTTATGATGATGGACCTTTCTGTCGAGGCGAACGCGCTCGGGCTGCCTGTACGTTTCCCGACTCACGAATCGAGCACAGTCGAACATCATCCGATTAACAATGTTGACGACCTCGATTATTTACGGCGGATAAATATTCTGCACGATGCGAGAATTCAGTCGTATATAAAAACCATCGAAATGATGAAGCTCGGTCTGCCTGATAATGTTCTTGTCGGCGCTTATGTTATTGGTCCGGTTACGCTGGCCGGTTTGCTCGAGGGCGCTCAGCAGGTCGCGATGGATTCGATACTCGATCCTGAAAAACTCGATGAACTATGCAAATTCAGCACATCGATAATTATCGAATACGCGCGTTCCCTTGTAAACGCAGGGGCGGATATGATATGCATTCTTGAACCGACGGGAGTAATTTTGGGGCCGCAGCAATTCGAGCGATTCAGCGGTCAATATGTAAATCACATCCTGCAAATCTATAGATACGCCGGCGTAGATACGATTTATCATATATGCGGCAATACAATGCACCTGATAGACGGGATGGTAAAAAGCGGCGTTGGGGCATTGAGTGTAGATTCCCCGGAGACAGGAGTTAACATTGTAAAAATGCTTGAAAAAGTACCTCAAAAAGTTGTGGTAATTGGAAATGTCAATCCGACAAAAATAATGAAAGACGGCTCGCCGGAACTGGTCGCCGAGACAACAAAAGATTTATTGGAAAAAACAGCGAAATATCCCAATTTTATTTTGAGTACAGGCTGCGATTTGCCGCCGGGAACGCCGTTGAAAAATATGCAGGTATTTATGGAAACAGCGAGGAATTTCAAACTATAA
- the lpxD gene encoding UDP-3-O-(3-hydroxymyristoyl)glucosamine N-acyltransferase, whose protein sequence is MTELKKITVSEIAAVIGAELIGSGQANVVGVLPFDAAGPDSITFAADEKLLETISLCKAAAVIVNKKTDSPIPLLVVDNVERALIEALEQFMPTLTKPAAGIHKTAVVEAGAIVDATASIGALAYIRTGAKIGERTVIGAGCKIGEGSVIGKDCRLEDNVVVYYKCVIGNNCIIGANAAIGATGFGYYFIDGQHRLIPHTGSVLIEDCVEIGANGCIDRAKFGNTIIGAGTKIDNLVQIAHNVIIGKCCLIVSQAGISGSTKLGNGVVVAGQAGIRDHMTIGDRAQIGAQAGVMTNIGSNEKVVGSPAIDVKDFFRQVLLKHKLPEMSKQLKQLIKKVEELEAAKNNS, encoded by the coding sequence ATGACGGAATTAAAAAAAATTACTGTAAGCGAGATTGCTGCCGTTATCGGGGCAGAGCTTATCGGTTCTGGACAGGCAAATGTTGTCGGGGTACTACCTTTTGACGCTGCCGGGCCGGACAGTATTACCTTTGCCGCAGATGAAAAACTTTTGGAAACCATATCGCTCTGCAAAGCCGCCGCTGTGATTGTAAACAAAAAAACTGATTCGCCGATTCCGCTGCTTGTTGTGGACAATGTAGAGCGTGCCCTGATAGAGGCGCTTGAACAGTTTATGCCGACTCTTACGAAACCGGCGGCGGGAATACACAAAACCGCTGTAGTTGAAGCGGGAGCGATAGTAGATGCCACTGCCTCGATTGGCGCTCTTGCTTATATCAGAACAGGCGCCAAAATCGGGGAAAGAACTGTTATCGGCGCAGGCTGCAAAATAGGCGAAGGTTCGGTCATCGGCAAGGATTGCAGGCTTGAAGATAATGTGGTTGTGTATTACAAGTGCGTTATCGGAAACAACTGTATCATCGGCGCCAATGCCGCAATCGGCGCAACCGGATTCGGCTATTATTTTATCGACGGTCAGCACAGGCTGATTCCGCATACGGGGTCTGTTTTGATTGAAGACTGCGTGGAAATCGGCGCAAATGGCTGTATTGACAGAGCGAAATTCGGCAACACTATAATCGGAGCGGGAACTAAAATAGATAACCTTGTTCAGATTGCTCATAATGTAATAATCGGCAAGTGCTGTCTGATTGTTTCGCAGGCAGGCATTTCCGGCAGTACCAAACTCGGCAACGGCGTTGTCGTCGCGGGGCAGGCAGGCATAAGAGACCATATGACAATTGGCGACAGGGCCCAGATAGGCGCACAGGCAGGTGTAATGACTAATATTGGCTCGAATGAAAAAGTTGTCGGTTCGCCGGCCATAGATGTCAAAGATTTTTTTAGACAGGTGCTTCTGAAGCATAAACTGCCTGAAATGAGCAAACAATTGAAACAGTTGATAAAGAAGGTAGAAGAACTTGAAGCCGCAAAAAACAATAGCTGA
- the dnaB gene encoding replicative DNA helicase, which translates to MVQRLRQNQNKKAQTAAQTDSSALQLTGRTMPESLEAEAAVLGSMILDPECIGQVVQQVTANSFYRIEHQMIFEAIVSLWEKKNDKFDLLLLRDELKNRKQLEEIGGAEYLVKVAEAVPSSANVEQYLKIVKDKQMMRELISAAGEVLSEAFEDMGEAAEKLDRAEQKIFNVTQKKISGSAASIKDLLTEAFEAIDRREGHHVTGLPTGFAEMDDLTCGLQNGEMIVIAGRPSMGKTSFAMNIAEHIGADNNIPVAFFSLEMSRQQLAERMLCGRAMMDSQIVRKGMISDSQYQELVHAASELSEKPIYVDDTPGITPLELRGKARRLRSRFGIKCVFIDYLQLMSMGGRVESRQQEVSEISRYLKALARELEVPVIVLSQLNRSPEGREGHRPRMSDLRESGSIEQDADVVMLLHREDYYHRGETDYEDTNSAEVIVAKQRNGPTDTIELSFNGMYTRFANKTRIKEPF; encoded by the coding sequence ATGGTTCAGAGACTCAGACAAAACCAGAATAAAAAGGCTCAAACTGCTGCACAAACGGATTCGTCAGCTTTGCAGCTTACCGGCAGGACTATGCCGGAATCGCTCGAAGCAGAAGCCGCGGTGCTCGGCTCGATGATACTCGACCCTGAATGTATAGGCCAGGTTGTTCAGCAGGTTACGGCCAACTCGTTTTATCGTATCGAACATCAGATGATTTTCGAGGCGATAGTCTCGTTGTGGGAAAAGAAAAATGACAAGTTCGACCTTTTGCTGCTGCGGGACGAACTGAAAAACCGCAAACAGCTCGAGGAAATCGGCGGGGCGGAATATCTTGTCAAAGTAGCCGAGGCGGTGCCGTCCAGCGCCAATGTCGAACAGTACCTCAAGATAGTCAAAGACAAGCAGATGATGCGCGAGCTTATTTCCGCGGCAGGGGAGGTATTGTCCGAGGCTTTCGAGGATATGGGCGAGGCGGCGGAAAAGCTCGACAGGGCCGAACAGAAGATATTCAACGTTACACAGAAAAAAATAAGCGGCTCTGCGGCATCAATCAAGGACCTTTTGACCGAGGCCTTCGAGGCTATCGACAGACGGGAAGGACATCATGTAACCGGCCTTCCGACAGGATTTGCCGAGATGGACGACCTGACATGCGGACTTCAGAACGGCGAAATGATTGTGATTGCGGGCAGGCCGAGTATGGGCAAAACAAGTTTCGCTATGAACATCGCCGAACATATCGGCGCAGATAACAATATACCTGTCGCGTTTTTCTCTCTTGAAATGAGCCGTCAGCAGCTCGCGGAGCGTATGCTTTGCGGCAGGGCGATGATGGATTCCCAGATTGTCCGAAAGGGTATGATTAGCGACAGTCAGTATCAGGAGCTTGTGCACGCAGCAAGCGAGCTAAGCGAAAAACCTATTTATGTTGATGATACGCCCGGCATAACGCCTCTGGAATTAAGAGGCAAGGCCAGAAGACTTCGCAGCCGGTTTGGAATCAAATGTGTTTTCATCGATTACCTGCAGCTTATGAGTATGGGCGGCAGAGTAGAGTCCAGGCAGCAGGAAGTAAGCGAGATAAGCAGATATTTGAAAGCTCTCGCAAGAGAGCTCGAAGTACCTGTCATTGTTTTAAGTCAGCTTAACCGTTCGCCGGAAGGAAGAGAAGGACACAGGCCGAGAATGAGCGACCTGCGTGAAAGCGGCAGTATCGAACAGGACGCTGACGTCGTTATGCTGCTCCACCGGGAAGATTATTATCATAGAGGCGAAACGGACTATGAAGATACTAACAGCGCGGAAGTAATCGTCGCAAAACAGCGTAATGGTCCGACGGATACGATAGAGTTGAGCTTTAACGGTATGTATACTCGCTTCGCCAATAAGACCAGAATCAAAGAACCTTTTTAA
- a CDS encoding Gfo/Idh/MocA family oxidoreductase: MDKIRTAVVGAGKMGQIHAKVLSKLPQSSLVAIVDVQQDKARKLAKEFKCEFFTDPKEIIGKVDAVTISAPTQSHLALAELFISNHIPVLIEKPLAASAEQGEKIVSLSKEYDTVVAVGHSERCNPVVQAMKRLKIEPKFIEATRISPYSFRSTDIGVVLDVMIHDIDIILALAQSPVKKVDAFGVNVIGDAEDICNSRIFFENGCVANVTASRLALKTVRKIRVFSRQAYLSLDFFKKEGIVIKTDPNVDAVKWVKEKQALGNFDFTGVNWPDLLHIENLSIDDKEPLRLEQESFLNAVADKNNRPEVTAEEGLAALKCAEAILKSVKEHKWD; this comes from the coding sequence ATGGACAAAATCAGAACAGCCGTAGTCGGCGCAGGCAAAATGGGGCAAATTCACGCCAAGGTTCTCAGTAAACTGCCGCAAAGCAGTCTTGTCGCGATAGTCGATGTTCAGCAGGACAAGGCAAGGAAACTGGCCAAAGAATTTAAATGCGAATTTTTTACCGACCCCAAAGAAATCATCGGCAAAGTCGATGCTGTAACAATTTCCGCTCCGACCCAGAGCCATCTTGCTCTGGCCGAACTTTTCATAAGCAATCATATACCGGTACTCATCGAAAAACCTCTTGCCGCAAGCGCAGAGCAGGGCGAAAAAATCGTTTCACTTTCTAAAGAATACGATACTGTCGTCGCTGTAGGCCATTCGGAAAGATGTAATCCGGTCGTGCAGGCGATGAAAAGGCTGAAAATCGAGCCGAAGTTTATCGAAGCGACAAGAATCAGCCCGTATTCTTTCCGCTCGACGGATATCGGCGTTGTTCTCGATGTGATGATTCACGATATCGATATAATTCTCGCCCTTGCCCAAAGCCCCGTAAAAAAAGTCGATGCCTTCGGCGTAAATGTGATTGGAGATGCAGAGGATATTTGCAACTCGAGGATATTTTTCGAAAACGGCTGTGTCGCCAACGTTACCGCGTCGAGATTGGCACTGAAAACCGTAAGAAAAATTCGTGTCTTCAGCAGGCAGGCGTATTTAAGTCTCGATTTTTTCAAAAAAGAAGGCATCGTGATTAAAACGGACCCGAACGTTGACGCTGTAAAATGGGTCAAGGAAAAACAGGCTCTCGGCAATTTCGATTTCACAGGCGTAAACTGGCCCGACCTGCTGCATATAGAAAATCTCAGTATAGATGATAAGGAGCCGCTTCGTCTCGAGCAGGAATCGTTTTTAAATGCCGTTGCCGATAAAAACAATCGTCCCGAAGTAACCGCTGAAGAAGGCTTGGCCGCCCTCAAATGTGCCGAGGCAATTCTAAAATCCGTCAAAGAGCACAAATGGGACTGA
- a CDS encoding BamA/TamA family outer membrane protein, with translation MLNSKCPGRTYRRTGSFFFIFILLFVLNNAVQAESNNIAQAGDSNLAQTEPSNVEPAEPGDAAALENKVIDSVLIQGNIYIGSEKILSAIRSRQGQQFTAAEAQEDIKRIAAINGVEFAYYSLEPVGQNVKIIFVVKEKRVIRQITFSGDRKIGSDKLIEKLGFSRGDYIDNLTAKAGAEKLTEYYKKTGYPFVKVDFDDSGIEQGRLNYIIEQGTKVKIKKVKFEGNASMKKKELLKAIRSKPRQLGFIQNYFKQDVVDDDLIKLQQAYDKRGYLDTKVTARTDFRKDKKGVDIVYAIDEGRQYDVAKIEFTGNKFLSDANLAGNFRLKEGKFYSNEKSDLDRDEILRLYREQGFIDVQVQSGRQFTADNKIIAKFDVKEGERFRIGQINISGNKTVQDKVIRRVLDEDDFKPGEWYNAHIAQGTGEGQLEKDIKAGVYTETATITPVGEKPGQKDAEVRITEGKTGSILFGAGISSTDGLIGQMVYEQRNFDVKKWPKNWRKFFSENAFKGAGQRLRIAAEPGTEVSRYSISFTEPYLKDKPISMTVAGSNWERGRESYNEMRQKGYLGFTRRMKKGWYRTLAFRLENVGIEDIDGDAPKEVRDVKGDNFLAGIRIGFGRNSTDSQFNPTTGRNYELSYEQVGGDHTFGILDGTYRWYKTLREDLARRKTVLETKFYAATIVGDAPLFEKFYAGGSGSVRGFEYRGISPRSGADKDPVGSRWIATASGEVTVPLTTEALSALFFVDTGMVDTGGIRVAAGIGIQILLPQWFGPVPMRFELATPFIKSEDDDTQMFSFSVGTLF, from the coding sequence ATGTTGAATTCCAAATGCCCTGGCAGGACTTACAGGCGGACTGGGTCGTTCTTTTTTATATTTATTCTATTATTTGTTCTTAATAATGCCGTACAGGCAGAATCAAACAATATCGCTCAGGCCGGCGATAGCAATCTTGCGCAGACAGAGCCGAGCAATGTTGAGCCGGCAGAGCCCGGCGATGCCGCGGCGCTCGAAAATAAGGTTATAGACAGTGTCCTGATACAGGGCAATATATACATCGGCAGCGAAAAAATATTATCGGCGATAAGAAGCAGGCAGGGTCAGCAGTTTACCGCTGCCGAGGCTCAGGAAGATATAAAAAGAATCGCCGCTATCAATGGCGTCGAATTTGCCTATTACAGTCTTGAACCCGTCGGTCAGAATGTAAAAATAATCTTTGTTGTAAAAGAGAAAAGAGTTATTCGCCAGATAACCTTCAGTGGAGACAGGAAAATCGGCAGCGATAAACTCATCGAAAAACTCGGATTCTCGAGGGGAGATTATATTGATAATCTTACAGCGAAAGCCGGGGCTGAAAAACTTACCGAATATTACAAAAAAACGGGCTATCCGTTTGTCAAAGTTGATTTTGACGATTCCGGCATAGAGCAGGGCAGACTAAATTATATAATCGAACAGGGCACAAAAGTTAAAATTAAGAAAGTGAAATTCGAGGGAAACGCCTCGATGAAAAAGAAAGAACTTCTAAAGGCAATCCGAAGCAAGCCGAGACAGCTTGGCTTCATCCAGAACTACTTCAAGCAGGATGTTGTCGATGACGACCTGATAAAATTGCAGCAGGCTTACGACAAAAGAGGTTACCTCGATACGAAAGTAACCGCCAGAACAGATTTCCGCAAAGACAAAAAAGGCGTCGATATTGTTTATGCCATTGATGAGGGCAGGCAGTATGACGTTGCCAAAATAGAATTTACCGGCAATAAATTTTTGAGCGACGCTAATCTGGCAGGTAACTTCCGGCTGAAAGAAGGAAAATTTTACAGCAATGAAAAGTCTGACCTCGACAGAGACGAAATTCTCAGGTTATATCGTGAGCAGGGATTTATAGATGTTCAGGTGCAATCGGGCAGACAGTTTACCGCAGACAACAAAATAATAGCAAAATTTGACGTAAAAGAAGGCGAAAGATTCCGCATAGGCCAGATAAATATTTCCGGCAACAAAACTGTGCAGGACAAGGTAATCAGGCGTGTCCTTGACGAAGATGATTTCAAGCCGGGCGAGTGGTATAATGCTCATATCGCTCAGGGTACAGGCGAAGGCCAGCTCGAAAAGGATATCAAAGCCGGGGTCTATACCGAAACTGCCACTATTACGCCGGTCGGAGAAAAACCGGGTCAGAAAGACGCTGAAGTCAGAATTACCGAGGGCAAGACCGGTTCGATACTTTTCGGTGCAGGCATCAGCAGTACGGACGGCCTGATTGGACAGATGGTTTATGAACAGAGGAACTTCGATGTAAAAAAATGGCCTAAAAACTGGCGAAAGTTCTTTTCTGAAAACGCCTTTAAGGGCGCAGGTCAGCGGTTAAGAATAGCGGCTGAGCCGGGTACTGAAGTGAGCCGATATTCAATCAGTTTTACAGAGCCGTATCTGAAAGATAAGCCGATATCAATGACTGTTGCAGGTTCGAACTGGGAAAGAGGAAGAGAAAGCTATAACGAGATGAGGCAAAAAGGCTATCTGGGCTTTACGAGGCGAATGAAAAAAGGCTGGTACAGAACTCTTGCGTTCCGGCTGGAGAATGTGGGTATAGAAGACATTGATGGCGATGCTCCAAAAGAGGTAAGGGATGTAAAGGGTGATAACTTTCTTGCCGGCATAAGGATTGGCTTTGGAAGAAACAGCACTGACAGCCAATTCAATCCGACAACCGGAAGGAATTATGAATTAAGTTACGAACAGGTCGGCGGAGACCATACATTCGGAATTCTTGACGGAACATATCGCTGGTACAAAACGCTGCGTGAGGACCTTGCCAGACGAAAAACCGTCCTCGAGACAAAGTTTTACGCTGCGACGATTGTTGGCGATGCCCCGCTGTTTGAAAAATTTTATGCCGGCGGCAGCGGCAGCGTAAGAGGTTTCGAATATCGCGGGATAAGTCCGCGTTCTGGCGCGGATAAAGACCCTGTAGGCAGCAGGTGGATAGCAACGGCCAGCGGCGAAGTTACAGTACCGCTGACGACCGAGGCGCTGTCTGCTCTTTTCTTTGTCGATACAGGTATGGTTGATACGGGCGGAATAAGAGTTGCTGCCGGTATAGGCATTCAGATTCTGCTGCCGCAGTGGTTCGGTCCTGTGCCGATGAGATTCGAACTTGCGACTCCGTTCATAAAAAGCGAAGATGATGATACTCAAATGTTTAGTTTCTCTGTGGGAACGTTATTTTAA
- the nfi gene encoding deoxyribonuclease V (cleaves DNA at apurinic or apyrimidinic sites): MKIKNLHNWDISVKKAIELQKSLAGQIVPCKFNKKIKTIAGVDCGFTKDKKNIAACIIVLSAGTFEIIEAAYSILPVTFPYIPGLLSFREAPVCLAAAEKLKIVPDCIIVDGQGIAHPRRLGLASHLGLFLDIPTIGCAKSRLIGEFENPAEAKGSTSPLKDKNEIIGSVVRTRNNVKPVFVSVGFKCRLEDAVRIVLDCCGKYRLPEPSRVAHQTVTRLKIRF; this comes from the coding sequence ATGAAGATAAAGAACTTACACAATTGGGACATAAGCGTCAAAAAGGCGATTGAGCTTCAAAAAAGCCTTGCCGGGCAAATCGTCCCATGCAAATTCAACAAAAAAATAAAAACCATCGCCGGCGTAGATTGCGGTTTTACAAAAGATAAAAAAAATATCGCCGCCTGCATAATTGTTTTATCGGCCGGAACTTTCGAGATTATCGAAGCGGCATACTCGATACTGCCGGTAACATTTCCATATATTCCCGGGCTGTTATCGTTTCGCGAAGCGCCGGTTTGTCTTGCGGCGGCTGAAAAACTTAAAATCGTTCCGGACTGCATAATCGTTGACGGTCAGGGAATAGCTCATCCGCGAAGATTAGGGCTTGCGAGCCATCTGGGCCTCTTTCTCGACATTCCGACAATAGGCTGCGCAAAAAGCAGACTAATCGGCGAGTTTGAAAATCCCGCCGAGGCAAAAGGTTCGACAAGTCCTCTCAAAGATAAAAATGAAATCATCGGCTCGGTCGTCAGAACCCGCAATAATGTAAAACCGGTTTTCGTTTCCGTGGGTTTCAAATGCAGACTCGAAGATGCTGTAAGAATTGTGCTTGATTGCTGCGGGAAGTATCGTTTGCCTGAGCCGAGCAGGGTCGCACATCAAACCGTAACAAGGCTGAAAATACGCTTTTAA
- a CDS encoding OmpH family outer membrane protein, with the protein MNKKNLVVGAILAGFGLLILCLECSDAAKDKTTAPAKIGIVSIREIFDNCAMKTETEKTLAAEGDKRFAEIKKLEQDIDNDKTALGKFKEGSQEYMDLLKGLMMKQSQLDAGKEFYQQEFTLKEMRSKEDIYRKILDVIAKVAKEKGYDIILNRDDNYLNQPETSPPAQNPTDLILTTRTHKLLYFNKDLDITAEVLIAMNSGSSK; encoded by the coding sequence ATGAATAAAAAAAATCTTGTAGTTGGAGCTATACTGGCAGGTTTTGGATTGCTTATTCTTTGCCTTGAATGTTCCGATGCGGCAAAGGATAAAACGACAGCACCGGCAAAAATCGGCATTGTGAGCATAAGAGAAATCTTCGATAACTGCGCGATGAAAACCGAGACCGAAAAAACTCTTGCTGCCGAAGGTGACAAGCGATTTGCCGAAATCAAGAAGCTTGAGCAGGATATAGATAATGATAAGACCGCCCTGGGCAAATTCAAAGAGGGCAGTCAGGAATATATGGATTTGCTTAAGGGCCTGATGATGAAACAGTCGCAGCTTGACGCCGGGAAAGAATTTTATCAGCAGGAATTTACCTTAAAGGAAATGCGCAGCAAAGAGGATATTTATCGGAAAATCCTTGACGTTATCGCAAAGGTCGCCAAGGAAAAAGGCTACGATATAATTTTGAACAGGGACGATAATTATCTTAATCAGCCGGAGACTTCGCCTCCTGCGCAGAATCCGACAGACCTTATTCTGACTACAAGAACGCATAAACTGCTTTATTTCAATAAAGACCTTGATATTACCGCTGAAGTGCTTATCGCTATGAACAGCGGCAGCAGTAAGTAA
- the lpxA gene encoding acyl-ACP--UDP-N-acetylglucosamine O-acyltransferase — protein sequence MTKIHPTAVIEPSAQLGKDVVVGPNCFIDSGAQIGDGCIFDANVVMGKNVKVGKKNIFYAGSVIGRNPQMLGATPDTPFGALEIGDENLIREYVTIHPSIFMDAATKVGNNNMFMVGVHIGHDCIVENNTVLSNNTQISGHCKIENGVWLSGTVQIHQFVTVGKWAYATALSGLNHDVPPFITVSGHYPPEVRLVNERGMIRAGLNEEQKRAILDAFKFLYKSKTPLLENVKTLAAKGGLDENVQAMVDSILRSNEHRFCRHLESLRRKGH from the coding sequence ATGACTAAAATACATCCAACAGCGGTAATTGAACCAAGTGCTCAGCTCGGCAAAGATGTTGTGGTTGGGCCGAATTGTTTTATCGATTCCGGAGCGCAAATAGGCGACGGCTGCATTTTTGACGCCAATGTAGTAATGGGCAAGAATGTAAAAGTCGGTAAGAAAAATATATTTTACGCAGGCAGTGTAATCGGAAGGAATCCGCAAATGCTCGGCGCCACTCCCGATACTCCTTTTGGCGCTCTTGAAATCGGCGATGAAAATCTGATCCGTGAATATGTTACGATACACCCGAGCATCTTCATGGATGCCGCTACAAAAGTCGGGAATAATAATATGTTTATGGTCGGAGTACACATCGGCCACGACTGCATAGTCGAAAACAATACCGTCCTCAGCAATAATACACAGATAAGCGGACACTGCAAAATCGAAAACGGCGTCTGGCTCAGCGGCACAGTTCAAATTCATCAGTTCGTAACAGTAGGCAAATGGGCTTATGCGACGGCGCTGTCCGGACTCAATCACGATGTTCCTCCTTTTATTACCGTAAGCGGCCATTACCCGCCGGAAGTCAGATTGGTAAACGAAAGAGGAATGATCCGAGCAGGCCTCAACGAAGAGCAGAAAAGAGCGATTTTAGATGCCTTTAAGTTTTTGTATAAAAGCAAAACGCCGCTCCTTGAAAACGTCAAAACTCTTGCCGCAAAAGGCGGCCTCGATGAAAATGTGCAGGCAATGGTCGATTCTATCCTGAGAAGCAATGAGCACCGTTTCTGCAGACACCTTGAGTCGCTTAGAAGAAAAGGACATTAG
- the lpxC gene encoding UDP-3-O-acyl-N-acetylglucosamine deacetylase, which produces MKPQKTIADQARLSGKGMFGGQEVRVLFRSADVDTGIVFIRKDTPEPVRIEANVKNIGERSRRTAIKKGDASIETIEHCMAAINALEINNIIIEVEGPELPGFDGGPGEYFKTLKKCGFVEQSKPRKELVITEPITLSDGDASIYALPASADELQITYDLDYTKHTGIGRQMLSCTLTTEYFETNLAPARTFLLEAEAKQFQSHGIGTHLSPREILVINSDGPIKNSFRFPDECVRHKIVDLIGDIALTGRHVCGRIVAYKSGHSLNQKLAAKLLQIAEHQDRITKAGTDALLDIRRIQKILPHRYPFLLVDKIIEIDGDRLIKGVKNVTYNELFFQGHFPGTPIMPGVLILEALAQVSGLLFAQKLEHTGKLALLLGMDNVKLRKPVVPGDQLILISEAVRTRSKTAVCKCLAMVGDVKAAEAEIKFMLVDDETV; this is translated from the coding sequence TTGAAGCCGCAAAAAACAATAGCTGATCAGGCCAGGCTTTCCGGTAAAGGAATGTTTGGCGGCCAGGAAGTCAGGGTGCTTTTCCGCTCCGCTGATGTCGATACCGGCATTGTTTTTATCAGGAAAGATACGCCTGAACCTGTGCGGATAGAAGCTAATGTAAAAAATATCGGTGAACGCAGCAGAAGAACGGCGATAAAAAAAGGAGATGCGAGCATCGAGACCATAGAGCACTGCATGGCCGCCATAAACGCTCTTGAGATTAACAATATTATAATTGAAGTTGAAGGGCCTGAATTGCCGGGCTTTGACGGCGGCCCCGGCGAATACTTTAAAACCCTGAAGAAGTGCGGTTTTGTTGAACAATCAAAACCGCGAAAAGAGCTTGTGATTACCGAGCCGATTACTCTCTCCGATGGCGACGCTTCTATTTATGCACTTCCCGCCTCTGCCGATGAATTGCAGATTACTTATGATTTGGATTATACGAAACATACAGGCATAGGCCGGCAAATGCTTAGCTGTACGCTGACGACTGAATATTTCGAGACGAACCTGGCGCCTGCGAGGACGTTTTTACTCGAAGCCGAGGCGAAACAATTTCAGTCTCACGGCATTGGTACCCACTTAAGTCCGCGGGAAATTCTTGTTATAAATTCAGACGGCCCGATTAAAAACAGTTTTCGTTTCCCCGATGAGTGTGTCAGGCACAAGATTGTCGATTTGATTGGCGATATCGCTCTTACGGGAAGACATGTATGCGGAAGAATCGTAGCTTATAAAAGCGGCCACAGCCTTAATCAGAAGCTCGCGGCCAAACTGCTCCAAATAGCGGAACATCAGGACAGGATAACAAAAGCCGGAACCGATGCGCTGCTTGATATTCGCAGGATACAAAAAATTCTGCCGCACCGTTACCCGTTTCTGCTCGTGGACAAGATTATAGAAATTGACGGCGACAGGCTTATTAAGGGCGTCAAAAACGTAACTTATAATGAATTATTTTTCCAGGGGCATTTCCCCGGCACGCCGATAATGCCCGGCGTTCTTATTCTCGAAGCGCTTGCGCAGGTCTCTGGTCTGCTTTTCGCACAGAAGCTCGAACATACCGGAAAACTCGCGCTTTTGCTCGGTATGGATAATGTCAAGCTGCGAAAGCCTGTTGTGCCGGGCGACCAGTTGATTCTTATTTCCGAAGCGGTAAGAACCCGCAGCAAAACCGCCGTATGCAAATGTCTTGCTATGGTCGGAGACGTAAAGGCTGCCGAAGCCGAGATAAAGTTTATGCTCGTAGATGACGAGACTGTATAA